A genomic segment from Streptomyces sp. NBC_00654 encodes:
- a CDS encoding citrate synthase/methylcitrate synthase, producing the protein MTAMTRSTAPLDVPRGLAGVVVTDTALGDVRGREGFYHYRQYSAIELAQTRSFEDVWYLMFHGELPDRAAGADFAARTAALRRLPTEVREALPAIARAGAVSGPLAGLRTALSLLGASAGFRPVYDIGAGRRRDDALAACAAVPTVLTALYRLGRGLEPVEPREDLPYAANYLYMLTGSEPADANVRAVEQYLISTVDHGFNASTFTGRVVASTGADVAACLVAAIGALSGPLHGGAPSRALDTLDAIGTPDRIDGWIREQVLSGARIMGFGHPVYRTEDPRSHMLRGIAQSFGGPLVDFAVEVERQVEAILAELKPGRELHTNVEFYAGVVMELCGLPREMFTPTFCAARVVGWSANILEQAEDSKIIRPAARYVGTPPPQPVPAP; encoded by the coding sequence CCCGTGGCCTCGCGGGCGTCGTCGTCACCGACACCGCCCTCGGAGATGTCCGAGGCCGCGAAGGCTTCTACCACTACCGGCAGTACTCGGCGATCGAGCTGGCGCAGACCCGCAGCTTCGAGGACGTCTGGTACCTGATGTTCCACGGGGAGCTGCCCGACCGGGCCGCCGGCGCGGACTTCGCCGCGCGCACGGCGGCCCTGCGCCGGCTGCCCACCGAGGTGCGCGAGGCACTGCCCGCCATCGCCCGCGCGGGCGCCGTCTCGGGCCCGCTCGCCGGACTGCGCACCGCACTCTCGCTGCTCGGGGCCTCGGCGGGATTCCGCCCGGTGTACGACATCGGGGCGGGCCGCCGCCGCGACGACGCGCTGGCCGCCTGCGCGGCCGTACCGACCGTGCTCACCGCGCTGTACCGGCTCGGCCGGGGCCTCGAACCCGTGGAGCCGCGCGAGGACCTGCCGTACGCCGCGAACTACCTGTACATGCTGACCGGCTCGGAACCGGCCGACGCGAACGTCAGGGCCGTCGAGCAGTACCTCATCTCCACCGTCGACCACGGGTTCAACGCCTCGACCTTCACCGGCCGGGTCGTCGCCTCCACCGGCGCCGACGTGGCCGCCTGCCTGGTCGCCGCCATCGGCGCGCTCTCCGGACCACTGCACGGCGGAGCGCCCAGCCGGGCCCTGGACACCCTGGACGCGATCGGCACCCCGGACCGTATCGACGGCTGGATCCGTGAGCAGGTGCTCTCGGGGGCGCGCATCATGGGTTTCGGGCACCCCGTCTACCGCACCGAGGACCCGCGCTCGCACATGCTGCGGGGCATCGCCCAGAGCTTCGGCGGTCCGCTCGTCGACTTCGCCGTCGAGGTGGAACGCCAGGTGGAGGCCATCCTCGCCGAGCTCAAGCCCGGACGTGAGCTGCACACCAACGTGGAGTTCTACGCGGGAGTCGTCATGGAGCTGTGCGGGCTGCCTCGCGAGATGTTCACCCCCACCTTCTGCGCGGCGCGTGTGGTCGGCTGGAGCGCCAATATCCTGGAGCAGGCGGAGGACTCGAAGATCATCCGCCCGGCGGCCCGCTATGTCGGCACGCCCCCGCCGCAGCCGGTCCCGGCACCCTGA
- a CDS encoding GTP-binding protein, whose protein sequence is MTPTRSPQIPVVVLAGFLGSGKTTLLNHLLRNRAGNRIGVIVNDFGAIEIDAMTVAGQVGSTVSLGNGCLCCAVDASELDTFLETLTRPSARLDVIVIEASGLAEPQELVRMLLASDNPHIRYGGLVEVVDAAEFERTRERHPEIDRHLAVADLVVLNKTDRVDEAEHARLRGSVAELGSRAAVISAVHGRIDPELLFDPVLRPDHEDEARQLTFEDLFLDECQEGEGGHAGHMHAAYESVAFTSREPMDPRRFLEFLDSRPEGLYRIKGFADFGAGDRANKYALHAVGRFLRFVPQPWSRGEQRLTQLVLIGSGIDAGALYEELADCRTRTPDGTGKPLPDTSPDAARNAPHGTPPEDAPHNDAPHDEDRPHEDREQHERSMWGVLRYVQRPAGAP, encoded by the coding sequence TTGACCCCGACCCGCAGCCCGCAGATTCCGGTCGTCGTCCTGGCGGGTTTCCTGGGATCCGGCAAGACGACGCTGCTCAACCATCTGCTCCGCAACCGCGCGGGGAACCGGATCGGCGTGATCGTCAACGATTTCGGGGCCATCGAGATCGACGCCATGACCGTCGCGGGCCAGGTCGGCTCGACGGTCTCGCTCGGCAACGGCTGCCTGTGCTGCGCCGTCGACGCGAGCGAACTCGACACTTTCCTGGAGACGCTGACCCGGCCCTCCGCCCGCCTCGATGTGATCGTCATCGAGGCGAGCGGCCTCGCCGAACCCCAGGAGCTCGTACGGATGCTGCTGGCCAGCGACAACCCGCACATCCGGTACGGGGGACTGGTCGAGGTCGTCGACGCCGCCGAGTTCGAGCGGACCAGGGAGCGCCATCCCGAGATCGACCGCCATCTCGCCGTCGCCGATCTCGTGGTGCTGAACAAGACCGACCGGGTGGACGAGGCGGAGCACGCCCGGCTGCGCGGAAGCGTCGCGGAACTCGGCAGCCGGGCCGCCGTCATCTCCGCCGTGCACGGCCGCATCGATCCCGAACTGCTCTTCGACCCCGTGCTGAGGCCGGACCACGAGGACGAGGCCCGCCAGCTCACCTTCGAGGACCTGTTCCTGGACGAGTGCCAGGAGGGGGAAGGCGGGCACGCGGGCCATATGCACGCGGCGTACGAGAGCGTCGCCTTCACCTCCCGGGAGCCGATGGACCCCCGCCGGTTCCTGGAGTTCCTCGACTCCAGGCCCGAGGGCCTGTACCGGATCAAGGGGTTCGCCGACTTCGGTGCGGGGGACCGGGCCAACAAGTACGCCCTGCACGCGGTGGGCAGGTTTCTGCGCTTCGTCCCCCAGCCCTGGTCGCGGGGGGAGCAGCGGCTCACGCAGCTGGTCCTGATCGGTTCGGGCATCGACGCCGGGGCGCTGTACGAGGAACTCGCGGACTGCCGGACGCGAACGCCCGACGGCACGGGGAAGCCCCTCCCGGACACATCACCGGACGCCGCACGGAACGCGCCGCACGGCACCCCGCCCGAAGACGCCCCGCACAACGACGCCCCGCACGACGAGGACCGGCCTCACGAGGACCGCGAGCAGCACGAGCGCAGCATGTGGGGCGTCCTGAGATACGTACAGCGGCCGGCCGGGGCGCCGTGA
- a CDS encoding DNA topoisomerase (ATP-hydrolyzing) subunit A has product MARRSTKTPPPDDFEEKILDIDVVDEMQGSFLEYAYSVIYSRALPDARDGMKPVHRRIVSQMNEMGLRPDRGYVKCARVVGEVMGKLHPHGDASIYDALVRMAQPFSMRLPLVDGHGNFGSLGNDDPPAAMRYTECRMADATSLMTEAIDEDTVDFQSNYDGQEREPVVLPAAYPNLLVNGVSGIAVGMATNMPPHNLGEVIAAARHLIKHPGADVETLMRFVPGPDLPTGGRIVGLGGIKDAYTAGRGTFKIRATVAVEDVTARRKGLVVTELPFTVGPEKVIAKIKDLVSAKKLQGIADVKDLTDRAHGLRLVIEVKNGFVPEAVLEQLYKLTPMEESFGINNVALVDGQPLTLGLKELLEVYLDHRFEVVRRRSEFRRTKRRDRLHLVEGLLVALLDIDEVIRIIRDSDNSAQAKERLMDRFSLSEIQTQYILDTPLRRLTRFDRIELESERDRLSEEIAALTAILESDAELRKLVSSELAAVAKKFGTDRRTVLLESAGSQIASVPLEVADDPCRVLLSSTGLLARTANGDPIVVTEDAKRAKHDVIVSAVPATARGDVGAVTSTGRLLRIAVIDLPQLPDTHAAPNLSGGAQISEFLTLETGEELICLTTLDESSPGLAIGTLQGVVKRVVPDYPANKEELEVISLKDGDRIVGATELRTGEEDLVFITSDAQLLRYPAAQVRPQGRPAGGMAGVKLTAGAEVLSFTAVDPAADALVFTVAGSHGTLDDSELTSKLTPFDQYPRKGRATGGVRCQRFLKGEDVLVFAWAGAVPARAAQKNGAPAQLPAPDPRRDGSGTPLLQPVAVIAGPV; this is encoded by the coding sequence ATGGCCCGCCGTAGCACGAAGACCCCGCCGCCGGACGACTTCGAGGAGAAGATCCTCGACATCGACGTCGTCGACGAAATGCAGGGCTCCTTCCTCGAGTACGCGTACTCGGTGATCTACTCCAGGGCCCTGCCCGACGCCCGCGACGGTATGAAGCCGGTGCACCGCCGCATCGTGTCCCAGATGAACGAGATGGGACTGCGCCCCGACCGCGGCTATGTGAAGTGCGCCCGTGTGGTCGGCGAAGTCATGGGTAAGTTGCACCCGCACGGGGACGCGTCGATCTACGACGCACTGGTGCGGATGGCACAGCCGTTCTCGATGCGGCTCCCCCTCGTCGACGGACACGGCAACTTCGGCTCGCTCGGCAATGACGACCCGCCGGCCGCGATGCGGTACACCGAGTGCCGGATGGCCGACGCCACGTCATTGATGACCGAAGCCATCGACGAGGACACCGTCGATTTTCAGTCGAACTACGACGGCCAGGAGCGGGAGCCGGTCGTCCTCCCCGCCGCGTATCCGAACCTCCTGGTCAACGGGGTGTCCGGAATCGCGGTCGGCATGGCCACCAACATGCCCCCGCACAACCTGGGCGAGGTCATCGCCGCCGCCCGCCACCTGATCAAGCACCCGGGCGCCGACGTGGAAACGCTCATGCGCTTCGTCCCCGGCCCCGACCTGCCCACCGGGGGCCGGATCGTCGGGCTCGGCGGCATCAAGGACGCGTACACCGCCGGCCGCGGCACGTTCAAGATCCGGGCGACGGTCGCCGTGGAGGACGTGACGGCGCGGCGCAAGGGCCTGGTCGTCACCGAACTGCCCTTCACCGTCGGCCCGGAGAAGGTGATCGCCAAGATCAAGGACCTGGTCTCCGCGAAGAAGCTCCAGGGCATCGCGGACGTCAAGGACCTCACCGACCGGGCGCACGGACTGCGCCTGGTGATCGAGGTCAAGAACGGCTTCGTACCGGAAGCCGTGCTCGAACAGCTCTACAAGCTGACGCCGATGGAGGAGTCCTTCGGCATCAACAACGTGGCGCTCGTCGACGGCCAGCCGCTCACCCTGGGCCTCAAGGAGCTGCTGGAGGTCTATCTCGACCACCGCTTCGAGGTGGTGCGCCGGCGCAGCGAGTTCCGCCGGACCAAGCGCCGCGACCGGCTGCACCTGGTCGAGGGCCTGCTCGTCGCGCTGCTCGACATCGACGAGGTCATCCGGATCATCCGGGACAGCGACAACTCGGCGCAGGCGAAGGAGCGGCTCATGGACCGCTTCTCGCTGAGCGAGATCCAGACCCAGTACATCCTGGACACCCCGCTGCGCCGGCTCACCCGGTTCGACCGGATCGAGCTGGAGAGCGAGCGCGACCGGCTCAGCGAGGAGATCGCCGCGCTGACCGCGATCCTGGAGTCCGACGCGGAGCTGCGCAAGCTGGTCTCCTCCGAGCTGGCCGCGGTGGCGAAGAAGTTCGGCACCGACCGGCGCACGGTGCTGCTGGAGTCGGCGGGTTCGCAGATCGCGTCCGTACCGCTGGAGGTCGCGGACGACCCGTGCCGGGTGCTGCTGTCCTCGACCGGTCTGCTGGCCCGCACGGCCAACGGCGACCCGATCGTGGTGACCGAGGACGCCAAGCGTGCCAAGCACGACGTGATCGTGTCGGCCGTCCCGGCCACGGCCCGCGGCGATGTGGGGGCGGTGACGTCCACCGGGCGCCTGCTGCGGATCGCGGTGATCGATCTGCCCCAGCTGCCGGACACCCACGCGGCCCCCAATCTCTCGGGCGGGGCACAGATCTCGGAGTTCCTGACCCTGGAGACGGGCGAGGAGCTGATCTGCCTCACCACCCTGGACGAGTCCTCACCGGGCCTGGCGATCGGCACACTCCAAGGAGTGGTGAAGCGGGTGGTGCCCGACTACCCGGCCAACAAGGAAGAGTTGGAGGTCATCTCCCTCAAGGACGGTGACCGGATCGTGGGCGCGACGGAGCTGCGTACGGGCGAGGAGGACCTGGTCTTCATCACCTCCGACGCGCAGTTGCTGCGCTACCCGGCCGCGCAGGTGCGCCCGCAGGGCCGGCCCGCCGGAGGGATGGCGGGAGTGAAGCTCACGGCCGGTGCGGAGGTGCTCTCGTTCACGGCCGTCGATCCTGCGGCGGACGCGCTGGTGTTCACGGTCGCCGGCTCGCACGGCACGCTGGACGATTCGGAGCTGACGTCGAAGCTCACCCCGTTCGACCAGTACCCGCGCAAGGGCCGGGCGACCGGTGGGGTGCGCTGCCAGCGGTTCCTGAAGGGCGAGGACGTCCTGGTGTTCGCCTGGGCGGGCGCGGTCCCGGCACGGGCGGCCCAGAAGAACGGCGCTCCGGCACAGCTGCCCGCTCCGGATCCACGACGCGACGGTTCGGGCACACCGCTGCTCCAGCCGGTGGCGGTGATCGCCGGACCCGTGTGA
- a CDS encoding pitrilysin family protein: MPMGHTATAQAGSGGLTATEHRLANGLRVVLSEDHLTPVAAVCLWYDVGSRHEVKGRTGLAHLFEHLMFQGSGQVKGNGHFELVQGAGGSLNGTTSFERTNYFETMPTHQVELALWLEADRMGSLLAALDEESMENQRDVVKNERRQRYDNVPYGTAFERLTALAYPEGHPYHHTPIGSMADLDAATLEDARTFFRTYYAPNNAVLSVVGDIDPEQTLAWIEKYFGSIPSHDGKQPPRDGTLPEVIGEQLREVVQEEVPARALMAAYRLPHDGTRACDAADLALTVLGGGESSRLHNRLVRRDRTAVAAGFGLLRLSGAPSLGWLDVKTSGGVEVPQIEAAVDEELARFAAEGPTLEEMERAQAQLEREWLDRLGTVAGRADELCRYAVLFGDPQLALTAVQRVLDVTAEEVRAAAEAALRPDNRAVLVYEPLEPAADEAADDTEGTDAPEGADK, from the coding sequence ATGCCCATGGGTCACACGGCCACAGCACAGGCCGGCTCCGGCGGCTTGACAGCGACCGAGCACCGCCTGGCCAACGGTCTGCGTGTGGTGCTCTCGGAGGACCATCTGACCCCGGTCGCCGCGGTCTGTCTCTGGTACGACGTCGGGTCGCGCCACGAGGTCAAGGGACGCACCGGCCTGGCTCACCTTTTCGAGCACCTGATGTTCCAGGGCTCGGGCCAGGTCAAGGGGAACGGGCACTTCGAGCTCGTACAGGGGGCCGGTGGCTCGCTCAACGGGACGACCAGCTTCGAGCGGACGAACTACTTCGAGACCATGCCCACCCATCAGGTGGAGCTGGCTCTCTGGCTGGAAGCCGACCGGATGGGCTCCCTCCTCGCCGCACTCGACGAGGAGTCCATGGAGAACCAGCGCGACGTCGTGAAGAACGAGCGGCGCCAGCGCTACGACAACGTGCCCTACGGCACCGCGTTCGAGCGGCTGACCGCCCTCGCGTATCCGGAGGGCCACCCGTACCACCACACCCCGATCGGCTCGATGGCCGACCTGGACGCCGCGACCCTTGAGGACGCGCGTACGTTCTTCCGCACGTACTACGCCCCGAACAACGCGGTGCTCTCGGTGGTCGGCGACATCGACCCCGAGCAGACGCTGGCCTGGATCGAGAAGTACTTCGGCTCCATCCCCTCCCACGACGGCAAGCAGCCGCCGCGCGACGGCACGCTGCCCGAGGTGATCGGGGAGCAGCTGCGCGAGGTGGTTCAGGAAGAGGTCCCGGCGCGTGCGCTGATGGCGGCCTACCGGCTGCCGCACGACGGCACCCGGGCCTGCGACGCCGCGGATCTGGCGCTGACCGTGCTGGGCGGCGGCGAGTCGTCCCGGCTGCACAACCGTCTGGTCCGCCGCGACCGTACGGCGGTGGCCGCCGGATTCGGGCTGCTGAGGCTCTCCGGAGCGCCCTCGCTGGGCTGGCTGGACGTCAAGACGTCCGGCGGCGTCGAGGTGCCGCAGATCGAGGCGGCGGTGGACGAGGAGCTGGCCCGGTTCGCCGCCGAGGGCCCCACGCTCGAGGAAATGGAACGGGCCCAGGCCCAGTTGGAGCGCGAGTGGCTGGACCGGCTCGGCACGGTCGCGGGCCGCGCCGATGAACTGTGCCGGTACGCCGTCCTGTTCGGCGACCCGCAGCTCGCCCTGACCGCCGTGCAGCGGGTGCTGGACGTCACCGCCGAGGAGGTCCGGGCGGCCGCCGAAGCGGCGCTGCGCCCCGACAACCGGGCGGTGCTGGTCTACGAGCCGCTGGAGCCGGCGGCCGACGAGGCCGCCGACGACACCGAAGGCACCGACGCGCCCGAGGGGGCGGACAAGTGA
- a CDS encoding pitrilysin family protein produces the protein MEYHPQPAPGVARPWAFPAPERGSLPNGLTVLRCHRPGQQVVAVEIFLDAPLDAEPEGLDGVATIMSRALSEGTDKRSAEEFAAELERCGATLDAHADHPGVRVSLEVPASRLAKALGLVAEALRAPAFAESEIERLVGNRLDEIPHEQANPARRAAKQLSKELFPATARMSRPRLGTEETVRRIDAAAVRGFYDAHVRPSTATAVIVGDLTGVDVDALLADTLGDWSGNAGQSRPVPPITADDTGRVVIVDRPGAVQTQLLIGRIGADRHDSVWPAQVLGTYCLGGTLTSRLDRVLREEKGYTYGVRAFGQVLRSTAPGSASGAAGAAMLAISGSVDTESTGPALADLWTVLRTLAADGLTDAERETAVQNLVGVAPLKFETAASVAGTLADQVEQHLPDDFQAHLYARLAETGTVEATAAVVNAFPVDRLVTILVGDAAQIEEPVKALGIGEVSVVS, from the coding sequence ATGGAGTACCACCCGCAGCCCGCCCCCGGCGTGGCCCGGCCCTGGGCGTTCCCCGCCCCCGAGCGCGGTTCCCTGCCCAACGGGCTGACCGTGCTGCGCTGCCACCGCCCCGGCCAGCAGGTCGTCGCCGTGGAGATCTTCCTGGACGCCCCGCTGGACGCCGAGCCCGAGGGGCTCGACGGCGTGGCCACGATCATGTCCCGGGCACTGTCCGAGGGCACGGACAAGCGCAGCGCCGAGGAGTTCGCCGCCGAGCTGGAGCGCTGCGGTGCCACGCTCGACGCGCACGCCGACCACCCCGGCGTCCGGGTCTCCCTGGAGGTTCCCGCTTCCCGGCTGGCCAAGGCGCTGGGCCTGGTCGCCGAAGCGCTGCGGGCCCCGGCCTTCGCCGAGAGCGAGATCGAGCGCCTCGTCGGCAACCGGCTCGACGAGATCCCGCACGAGCAGGCCAACCCCGCGCGGCGCGCCGCCAAGCAGCTCTCCAAGGAGCTGTTCCCGGCGACCGCGCGCATGTCGCGCCCGCGCCTGGGCACCGAGGAGACGGTGCGGCGGATCGACGCGGCGGCCGTGCGCGGCTTCTACGACGCCCATGTCCGCCCGTCCACCGCGACGGCCGTGATCGTCGGCGATCTGACCGGGGTCGATGTGGACGCGCTGCTCGCCGACACCCTCGGCGACTGGTCCGGAAACGCCGGCCAGTCCCGTCCGGTGCCGCCGATCACCGCCGACGACACCGGCCGTGTCGTCATCGTGGACCGTCCCGGCGCGGTGCAGACGCAGCTGCTCATCGGCCGGATCGGCGCGGACCGGCACGACAGCGTCTGGCCGGCCCAGGTGCTCGGCACCTACTGCCTGGGCGGCACCCTCACCTCCCGGCTGGACCGGGTGCTGCGTGAGGAGAAGGGCTACACCTACGGTGTCCGCGCCTTCGGCCAGGTCCTGCGCTCGACGGCTCCGGGCTCGGCCTCCGGGGCGGCGGGCGCCGCGATGCTGGCGATCAGCGGCTCGGTGGACACCGAGTCCACCGGACCGGCGCTGGCGGACCTCTGGACGGTGCTGCGGACCCTGGCGGCCGACGGGCTGACGGATGCCGAGCGCGAGACGGCCGTGCAGAACCTCGTGGGGGTCGCCCCGCTTAAGTTCGAGACCGCGGCGTCGGTCGCGGGCACCCTGGCCGACCAGGTCGAGCAGCACCTCCCGGACGACTTCCAGGCCCACCTCTACGCCCGCCTCGCCGAGACGGGCACGGTGGAGGCGACCGCCGCCGTGGTCAACGCGTTCCCGGTGGACCGGCTGGTGACGATCCTGGTGGGGGACGCGGCGCAGATCGAGGAGCCCGTGAAGGCCCTCGGCATCGGTGAGGTCTCGGTCGTCAGCTGA
- a CDS encoding M23 family metallopeptidase — MAFTRATGKHRAPSRLTRKRAQVAGVAALATTGVIGGMASPALAADSEAHPVGDTGLTAVIAIDATLAHQIDAQAKAQEHQAEVAAEAKAKAVAEAEAKAAARARAKAEAERKAEARAEEVREDKARAARAAERARLNSFHLPVAGSYVSTGYQSSGSLWSSGSHSGVDFHAASGSSVVAVGAGTVVEAGWGGAYGNNIVLRMTDGTYTQYGHLSSIGVSVGQSVTSGQRIGLSGSTGNSTGPHLHFEARTTPEYGSDMDPVAYLRAHGLNV, encoded by the coding sequence ATGGCGTTCACCCGTGCCACCGGGAAGCACCGTGCCCCGAGCCGCCTGACGCGCAAGCGCGCCCAGGTCGCCGGCGTCGCGGCTCTGGCCACCACCGGCGTCATCGGCGGTATGGCCTCCCCGGCCCTCGCCGCGGACTCCGAGGCCCACCCCGTCGGCGACACCGGCCTGACCGCGGTCATCGCCATCGACGCCACGCTCGCCCACCAGATCGACGCCCAGGCGAAGGCCCAGGAGCACCAGGCCGAGGTCGCCGCCGAGGCGAAGGCCAAGGCCGTCGCGGAAGCCGAGGCCAAGGCCGCGGCCAGGGCCAGGGCGAAGGCGGAGGCCGAACGCAAGGCCGAGGCCCGCGCCGAGGAGGTCCGCGAGGACAAGGCGCGCGCCGCCCGCGCCGCCGAACGCGCCCGGCTGAACTCCTTCCACCTCCCGGTCGCCGGCTCGTACGTCAGCACCGGCTATCAGTCCAGCGGTTCGCTCTGGTCCTCCGGCAGCCACTCCGGCGTGGACTTCCACGCGGCCTCCGGCTCCTCCGTCGTCGCCGTCGGCGCGGGTACGGTCGTCGAGGCCGGCTGGGGCGGCGCGTACGGCAACAACATCGTGCTCCGGATGACGGACGGCACGTACACCCAGTACGGCCACCTCTCCTCGATCGGCGTCTCCGTCGGCCAGAGCGTCACCTCCGGCCAGCGGATCGGCCTCTCCGGCTCCACCGGCAACTCCACCGGACCGCACCTGCACTTCGAGGCGCGCACCACGCCCGAGTACGGCTCCGACATGGACCCGGTCGCCTATCTGCGCGCCCACGGCCTCAACGTCTGA
- a CDS encoding HPr family phosphocarrier protein: MAERRVNVGWAEGLHARPASIFVRAATASGVPVTIAKADGNPVNAASMLAVLGLGAQGGEEIVLASDADDAEAALDRLAKLVAEGLEELPETV; encoded by the coding sequence ATGGCTGAGCGCCGCGTAAACGTCGGTTGGGCCGAGGGCCTGCACGCCCGCCCCGCTTCCATCTTCGTCCGTGCCGCCACGGCTTCCGGCGTCCCGGTGACGATCGCCAAGGCCGACGGCAACCCGGTGAACGCCGCCTCCATGCTCGCCGTGCTCGGCCTGGGCGCGCAGGGCGGCGAGGAGATCGTGCTCGCGTCCGACGCGGACGACGCGGAGGCCGCCCTGGACCGTCTGGCGAAGCTGGTCGCCGAGGGTCTTGAGGAGCTTCCGGAGACGGTCTGA